The following are encoded together in the Paludisphaera mucosa genome:
- a CDS encoding SDR family NAD(P)-dependent oxidoreductase, which translates to MSSSPRVAVITGASQGIGAALVRGFLDRGYRVVANSRSIELSDSADMLTIAGDIADPEVADRVIEGAVAKFGRVDTLVNNAGIFISRPFTDYTEADLARMISVNLAGFFYVSQRVVRQMLAQGGGHIVNMTTTLVGQPVKGVPSVLASLTKGGLDAATRSLAIEYADRGIRVNAVAPGNIKTPMHAAETLAALAAMHPLGRMGEIQEIVDAVLYLESAAFVTGETLHVDGGAHAGHW; encoded by the coding sequence ATGAGTTCATCGCCCAGGGTCGCCGTGATCACCGGCGCGTCGCAGGGGATCGGAGCGGCCCTCGTCCGAGGGTTCCTCGACCGCGGCTATCGGGTCGTGGCCAACTCGCGTTCCATCGAGCTCTCCGACTCGGCGGACATGCTGACGATCGCGGGCGACATCGCCGATCCGGAGGTCGCGGACCGGGTGATCGAGGGCGCCGTCGCGAAGTTCGGCCGCGTCGACACGCTGGTCAACAACGCCGGAATCTTCATCTCCAGGCCGTTCACCGACTACACTGAGGCCGACTTGGCCCGGATGATCTCGGTGAACCTGGCCGGATTCTTCTACGTCTCGCAACGGGTCGTCCGGCAGATGCTCGCGCAGGGCGGCGGACACATCGTGAACATGACGACGACGCTCGTCGGCCAGCCGGTCAAGGGAGTCCCGTCGGTGCTGGCCTCGCTCACCAAGGGAGGGCTGGACGCCGCGACCAGGTCGCTGGCGATCGAATACGCGGATCGGGGCATCCGCGTGAACGCAGTGGCGCCGGGCAACATTAAGACGCCGATGCACGCCGCCGAGACCCTCGCCGCCCTCGCCGCGATGCACCCGCTGGGGCGGATGGGCGAGATCCAGGAGATCGTCGACGCCGTCCTGTATCTGGAGTCGGCCGCTTTCGTGACCGGCGAGACCTTGCACGTCGACGGCGGCGCGCACGCCGGCCATTGGTGA
- a CDS encoding catalase, whose amino-acid sequence MIVIVGRPGDPTNDPSIGWPADREQVDVGLLTLDRVEAEESSAATDIFFDPLVLPKGMAPSDDPVLRVRSPVYSESHARRAGEKKQPSAISPAEVKQGE is encoded by the coding sequence TTGATCGTGATCGTCGGGAGACCGGGCGATCCCACCAACGACCCCAGCATCGGCTGGCCGGCGGACCGCGAGCAGGTGGACGTCGGCTTGTTGACGCTCGATCGAGTCGAGGCGGAGGAGTCCAGCGCCGCAACGGACATCTTCTTCGACCCATTGGTGTTGCCGAAGGGTATGGCGCCTTCGGACGATCCGGTGCTCCGCGTCCGTTCCCCCGTCTATTCGGAATCGCACGCCCGACGCGCCGGGGAGAAGAAGCAGCCGAGCGCGATCTCTCCGGCAGAGGTCAAACAGGGAGAATAG
- a CDS encoding catalase → MIGSPLRSTFISVAVAAVAGSFAEVGEAFGQGAVTPARIVDRFEQVDGVHPGFRRNHAKGLGVSGVFESNGTGGRLCRAAVFEPGRVPVIGRFSLDGGQPYQPDRSTTRRGLGLQFSAPDGEVWRTALINFPLFPVRTPEIFFERLLAFKQDPATGKPDPERVKAFEERHPESVEVLRKIAAEPRSSGFGDTTFHGLNTFLFTNKAGETTPVRWILRPTQPFEAAGDPPPTGITCSTSSSSRSIGDRFDGV, encoded by the coding sequence GTGATCGGATCGCCGCTGCGATCGACCTTCATAAGCGTCGCCGTCGCGGCCGTCGCGGGGTCCTTCGCCGAAGTCGGCGAAGCGTTCGGCCAGGGCGCAGTCACGCCCGCGCGGATCGTCGATCGGTTCGAGCAGGTCGACGGCGTCCATCCCGGTTTCCGGCGCAATCATGCGAAAGGGCTCGGGGTTTCCGGCGTCTTCGAGAGCAACGGCACCGGCGGCCGCCTTTGCAGGGCCGCCGTATTCGAACCGGGACGCGTGCCCGTGATCGGGCGTTTCTCCCTCGATGGCGGGCAGCCGTACCAGCCCGACAGGTCGACCACCAGGCGCGGCCTCGGGCTCCAGTTCTCGGCGCCCGACGGCGAGGTGTGGCGGACCGCGCTGATCAACTTCCCGCTGTTTCCCGTCCGCACGCCGGAGATCTTCTTCGAGCGGCTGCTCGCGTTCAAGCAGGATCCCGCGACCGGCAAGCCCGATCCCGAACGGGTGAAGGCTTTCGAAGAACGCCACCCGGAATCGGTCGAGGTGCTCAGGAAGATCGCCGCCGAGCCGCGTTCCTCCGGATTCGGCGACACGACCTTCCACGGCCTGAATACGTTTCTCTTCACGAACAAGGCGGGCGAGACGACTCCGGTGCGGTGGATCCTGAGGCCGACGCAACCGTTCGAGGCGGCCGGCGACCCCCCCCCGACAGGAATTACCTGTTCGACGAGCTCATCAAGCAGATCCATCGGGGACCGCTTCGATGGCGTTTGA
- a CDS encoding type 1 glutamine amidotransferase domain-containing protein: MKILMVLTSHDTLGDTGRKTGFWLEEFAAPYYTFLDAGAALTLASPKGGQPPIDPVSDTPEGQTDRTRRFKQDPAAQAVLANTTRLADVSADDYDAVFYPGGHGPMWDLAEDPTSIALIEAFYNAGKPVAAVCHAPGVLHRVRFEGRPLVEGKRVTGFTNGEEEAVHLTKVVPFLVEDELKRLGGLYEKAADWASFAVTDGRLVTGQNPASSGAGAVALLKLLA; the protein is encoded by the coding sequence ATGAAGATCCTCATGGTCCTGACCTCCCACGACACGCTCGGCGACACGGGCCGCAAGACCGGCTTCTGGCTCGAGGAGTTCGCCGCGCCGTACTACACGTTCCTCGACGCCGGGGCGGCCCTGACCCTCGCCTCCCCCAAAGGCGGGCAGCCGCCCATCGACCCGGTCAGCGACACGCCGGAAGGCCAGACCGACCGGACCCGGCGTTTCAAGCAGGATCCCGCGGCCCAGGCCGTCCTCGCGAACACCACGCGCCTCGCCGACGTCTCGGCCGACGACTACGATGCGGTCTTCTATCCCGGCGGCCACGGCCCGATGTGGGACCTGGCCGAGGATCCGACCTCGATCGCCCTCATCGAGGCCTTCTACAACGCCGGCAAGCCGGTCGCCGCGGTCTGCCACGCGCCCGGCGTGCTCCACCGCGTCCGGTTCGAGGGCCGGCCGCTCGTGGAGGGCAAGCGTGTGACGGGCTTCACCAACGGCGAGGAGGAGGCGGTCCACCTGACCAAGGTCGTGCCCTTCCTCGTGGAGGACGAGCTGAAGCGCCTCGGCGGCCTCTACGAGAAGGCGGCGGACTGGGCGAGCTTCGCCGTCACCGACGGGAGGCTCGTCACCGGCCAGAACCCGGCCTCGTCCGGTGCGGGGGCCGTGGCGCTGCTGAAACTCCTGGCCTGA
- a CDS encoding protein kinase domain-containing protein, translating to MPDDASVDDEDATGAFAPGGPGGPLAALAAPIGPLSRVHLPDAEAAGAVTPVVQPSSPEMPAPADRSARVQLLGEIARGGMGAVLKGCDPDLGRDLAVKVLLEKHRDEPDLIRRFVEEAQIAGQLQHPGVVPVYELGCFSDARPYFTMKLVKGRTLAQLLADRPTVDDDRPRFLAIFGQAAQTAAYAHARGVIHRDLKPSNVMVGSFGEVQVMDWGLAKVLPRGGAADDAAAGREAPPGQETVIATARSAADPAEDLSRAGSVLGTPSYMAPEQARGEVEDVDARADVFALGWILCEILTGRPAFTGRTSAEIQRKAARADLADASARLDACGADGELVELARACLAARADDRPSDAGVVADRLGTYLAGVEERLRAAELARAAEAARAEEALRTAEASEARARAERRARRTTAALAASVVALGVLSGGGAAWMQGQRALRAAAVNRAVNEALGETMRLRGVAQSAGPDPGRWEAALAEARRAADLLEQGEADASLRPRVEAALQFLRRSRDEAAALVERDRVDRLLLADLTDARLHGSTAHYEAFDDTYARAFRAAGIDVDRSPPEAVGAWIAARSRPAEIASYLDAWSIPRAQVGPKDGRRPKGHLIKAARLADPDPWRDVLRVGHLGDLAALRALADDAAGLERRSVVDLNLLILLLKSFDEARADRVRDIAWRLHPGDFWLNIELLHRHGEARPASPEQERWRLEDRLRYQSILLSMSPGPGGFQLLGDTLRSLGRRAEAVGAYREAIRRDPNHGEALVRLGPPLADDGEREEGLAMIRRAAHPGASAVTYFYVGNALAHLGLLEEAAEANCEAVRLDGDRLGSSIFNLGYLLRDLGRYEEAAETFRRASHLARAEDRPDQVRLAEDGLRGVDVRRSLVARLPGLHAGADRPKDDAELFELAGVFHDRGLNAAGARFFEAALGAAPGPRGSRGTWRATSSIAGTPPASRLWPVADEERMNRLRDRPSVNDCDPWPWIGSGISSGSAASASNTARPTSVGG from the coding sequence ATGCCGGACGACGCATCCGTCGATGACGAGGACGCGACGGGCGCGTTCGCCCCGGGAGGGCCCGGCGGCCCGCTCGCCGCGCTGGCCGCCCCGATCGGGCCGCTCTCGCGCGTCCACCTGCCGGACGCGGAGGCCGCGGGCGCCGTCACGCCCGTGGTCCAGCCGTCCTCGCCGGAGATGCCGGCGCCGGCCGACCGCTCGGCGAGGGTCCAGCTCCTCGGCGAGATCGCCCGCGGCGGCATGGGGGCCGTCCTCAAGGGCTGCGACCCCGATCTCGGTCGCGACCTGGCCGTCAAGGTCCTCCTGGAGAAGCACCGCGACGAGCCGGACCTGATCCGGCGGTTCGTCGAGGAGGCGCAGATCGCCGGCCAGCTCCAGCATCCGGGCGTCGTGCCCGTCTACGAGCTGGGGTGCTTCTCCGACGCCCGGCCGTACTTCACCATGAAGCTGGTCAAAGGCCGCACCCTCGCCCAGCTCCTGGCCGACCGCCCGACGGTCGACGACGATCGGCCGCGGTTCCTGGCCATCTTCGGCCAGGCCGCCCAGACGGCGGCGTACGCCCACGCCCGCGGGGTGATCCACCGCGACCTGAAGCCGTCGAACGTGATGGTCGGCAGCTTCGGGGAGGTCCAGGTGATGGACTGGGGCCTGGCCAAGGTCCTGCCGCGCGGCGGCGCTGCCGACGACGCCGCGGCCGGCCGCGAAGCGCCGCCGGGGCAGGAGACCGTCATCGCCACAGCCCGCAGCGCGGCCGATCCCGCCGAGGACTTATCACGCGCCGGCTCGGTCCTGGGCACGCCGAGCTACATGGCGCCGGAGCAGGCGCGCGGCGAGGTCGAGGACGTCGACGCGCGGGCCGACGTCTTCGCCCTGGGCTGGATCCTCTGCGAGATCCTCACCGGGCGGCCGGCCTTCACCGGTCGGACCTCCGCCGAGATCCAGCGCAAGGCGGCCCGGGCCGACCTGGCCGACGCCTCGGCGCGGCTGGACGCCTGCGGGGCCGACGGCGAGCTGGTCGAGCTGGCCCGCGCCTGCCTCGCCGCCCGGGCCGACGACCGGCCGTCCGATGCCGGCGTCGTGGCCGACCGCCTGGGGACGTATCTGGCCGGCGTCGAGGAGCGACTGCGGGCCGCCGAACTGGCCCGCGCCGCCGAAGCGGCCCGCGCCGAGGAGGCCCTGCGCACGGCCGAGGCTTCGGAGGCGCGAGCCCGGGCCGAGCGTCGGGCCCGGCGTACGACCGCCGCCCTGGCCGCCTCGGTCGTCGCCCTCGGCGTCCTGAGCGGCGGCGGCGCGGCATGGATGCAGGGCCAGCGGGCGCTGCGAGCGGCTGCCGTCAATCGGGCCGTCAACGAGGCCCTCGGCGAGACGATGCGGCTCCGGGGCGTCGCCCAGTCCGCCGGGCCCGACCCGGGCCGTTGGGAGGCCGCGCTGGCCGAGGCCCGCCGCGCCGCCGACCTGCTGGAGCAGGGCGAGGCCGACGCCTCGCTGCGGCCCCGCGTCGAGGCCGCGCTCCAATTCCTGCGACGCTCCCGCGACGAGGCGGCGGCCCTCGTCGAGCGCGATCGAGTCGACCGCCTGCTCCTGGCCGACCTGACCGACGCCCGGCTCCACGGCTCGACGGCTCATTACGAGGCGTTCGACGACACTTACGCGCGGGCGTTCCGCGCCGCAGGGATCGACGTCGACCGGAGTCCTCCCGAGGCGGTCGGGGCCTGGATCGCCGCCCGATCGAGGCCGGCCGAGATCGCGTCCTACCTCGACGCCTGGTCGATCCCCCGGGCCCAGGTCGGGCCCAAGGACGGGCGCCGGCCGAAGGGCCATCTCATCAAGGCGGCGCGGCTCGCCGACCCGGACCCGTGGCGCGACGTCCTCCGCGTGGGGCATCTGGGCGATCTCGCGGCGCTCCGCGCGCTGGCCGACGACGCGGCCGGCCTGGAGCGACGATCGGTGGTGGATCTCAATCTCCTGATCCTCCTCCTGAAGAGCTTCGACGAAGCCCGCGCCGACCGCGTCCGCGACATCGCCTGGCGGCTCCATCCCGGCGACTTCTGGCTGAACATCGAGCTGCTCCACCGCCATGGGGAAGCCAGGCCCGCCTCGCCCGAGCAGGAACGCTGGCGGCTCGAAGACCGGCTCCGATACCAGAGCATCCTCCTGTCCATGAGCCCGGGCCCCGGCGGCTTCCAACTCCTCGGAGACACGCTGCGCTCGCTCGGACGCCGGGCCGAGGCCGTCGGCGCGTACCGCGAGGCGATTCGCAGGGATCCGAACCACGGCGAGGCGCTGGTCCGCCTGGGCCCGCCGCTCGCCGACGACGGCGAACGCGAGGAGGGCCTGGCGATGATCCGCCGCGCCGCGCATCCGGGGGCCTCGGCGGTGACCTACTTCTACGTCGGCAATGCGCTCGCCCACCTGGGCCTCCTGGAGGAGGCCGCGGAGGCCAATTGCGAGGCCGTCCGCCTCGACGGGGACCGCCTCGGCTCGTCCATCTTCAACCTGGGCTACCTCCTTCGCGACCTCGGCCGGTACGAGGAGGCGGCCGAGACGTTCCGCCGCGCCTCGCATCTGGCCCGGGCCGAAGACCGGCCCGATCAGGTCCGACTGGCCGAGGACGGCCTGCGCGGCGTCGACGTCAGGCGGTCGCTCGTCGCGAGGCTGCCGGGCCTCCACGCCGGCGCCGACCGGCCGAAGGACGACGCCGAACTCTTCGAACTGGCGGGGGTCTTCCACGATCGCGGCCTGAACGCCGCGGGTGCCCGGTTCTTCGAGGCGGCGCTCGGGGCGGCCCCGGGCCCACGGGGGAGCCGAGGGACGTGGAGGGCGACTTCGTCAATCGCCGGAACGCCGCCCGCCTCGCGGCTATGGCCGGTTGCGGACGAGGAAAGGATGAACCGCCTCCGGGACCGTCCGAGCGTGAACGATTGCGATCCCTGGCCATGGATTGGCTCCGGGATCTCGTCCGGCTCGGCCGCGAGCGCCTCGAACACGGCTCGCCCGACGAGCGTGGGCGGCTGA
- a CDS encoding aldo/keto reductase, whose translation MAESDGLRYTRMALNNGSGSIPALGFGTLIPDHVATRTATKAALEAGFRQLDASERYRNEVQVGEAMEEVFKAGEIKREDVFVATKLWNNNHRPERVKPAFEASLEKLRLDYVDLYLIHTPFAFQPGDEQDPRDSHGNMIYDEGVTLLDTWRALESLVDEGRCKAIGLSDVNLAQASEIFEAARIKPAIVHVESHPYLPEWDLLDYCSKNGIVMQAFAALGHSSKPNLLEDPVITAIARRVGKTPAQVLLGWAIQRGTALLTTSKTPSRIKENFEVSALPEEAVREISERITTRVRFNAVVETGVPGFIPRG comes from the coding sequence ATGGCAGAGAGCGACGGCCTTCGCTATACGAGGATGGCCCTCAACAATGGATCCGGTTCCATCCCCGCCCTCGGCTTCGGGACGCTAATACCCGACCACGTGGCGACCAGGACCGCGACCAAGGCGGCGCTGGAGGCGGGATTCCGCCAGCTCGACGCTTCGGAGCGCTACCGAAATGAAGTGCAGGTCGGCGAGGCGATGGAGGAGGTCTTCAAGGCGGGGGAGATCAAGCGGGAGGACGTGTTCGTCGCGACGAAGCTCTGGAACAACAACCATCGTCCCGAGCGCGTCAAGCCGGCATTCGAGGCCAGCCTCGAGAAGCTCCGGCTCGACTACGTCGATCTCTATCTCATCCACACGCCCTTCGCCTTCCAACCCGGGGACGAGCAGGACCCGAGGGATTCGCACGGCAATATGATTTATGACGAAGGGGTGACGTTGCTGGATACATGGAGGGCGTTGGAAAGCCTGGTGGATGAGGGCAGGTGCAAGGCCATCGGATTATCCGACGTCAACCTCGCCCAGGCGAGCGAGATCTTCGAAGCAGCGAGGATCAAGCCCGCGATCGTTCACGTCGAATCCCATCCCTATCTTCCGGAATGGGACCTTTTGGATTATTGCTCGAAGAATGGCATCGTGATGCAGGCCTTCGCTGCGCTGGGACATAGCAGCAAGCCCAACTTGCTGGAAGATCCCGTCATCACCGCGATCGCCAGGCGAGTCGGCAAGACCCCGGCGCAGGTCCTGCTCGGCTGGGCCATCCAGCGCGGGACGGCCCTCCTGACCACCTCGAAGACCCCAAGTCGGATCAAGGAGAATTTCGAGGTCTCCGCCCTTCCTGAAGAGGCCGTGCGGGAGATCAGCGAAAGAATCACGACGCGGGTCAGGTTCAACGCCGTCGTGGAGACCGGCGTCCCCGGGTTCATCCCGAGAGGATAG
- a CDS encoding aldo/keto reductase — protein MDSHRLGGQGLTVSKIGLGCMGMSDAYGPADDAESLATIQRAVELGISLFDTSDAYGPFKNEELVGKAIRDRRDQVVVATKFGFVGGTDGKGGGSINGRPEYVLEACEGSLRRLGVDHIDLYYQHRVDPKVPIEETVGAMAELVRQGKVKYLGLCEAAPETIRRAHAVHPITALQTEYSLWSRDPEDELLPTIRELGIGYVAYSPLGRGFLTGQLRRFEDLAPDDWRRHRPRFQGENFQKNLELVDRVKEIAASKGVTPAQLALAWLLAQEGVVPIPGTKRRKNLEENVAATDISLTADDLKRIEEAAPKGAAAGARYEDMGAVER, from the coding sequence GTGGACTCGCACCGACTCGGCGGTCAGGGTTTGACCGTCTCCAAAATCGGCCTCGGCTGCATGGGCATGAGCGACGCCTACGGGCCCGCCGACGACGCCGAGTCTCTCGCGACCATCCAACGGGCCGTCGAGCTGGGGATCAGCCTCTTCGATACGTCGGACGCCTACGGCCCGTTCAAGAACGAAGAGCTGGTCGGCAAGGCGATCCGCGATCGGCGCGACCAGGTGGTCGTCGCCACGAAGTTCGGCTTCGTGGGCGGCACCGACGGCAAGGGAGGAGGCAGCATAAACGGCCGTCCGGAGTACGTGCTCGAGGCCTGCGAAGGCTCGCTCCGGCGGTTGGGGGTCGACCACATCGACCTCTACTACCAGCACCGCGTCGACCCGAAGGTCCCCATCGAGGAAACCGTCGGCGCCATGGCGGAACTGGTGCGGCAGGGGAAGGTCAAATACCTCGGCCTGTGCGAAGCGGCGCCGGAGACCATCCGCCGGGCGCATGCCGTCCACCCGATCACGGCCCTGCAGACCGAATATTCGTTGTGGAGCCGCGATCCCGAGGACGAGCTTCTCCCCACCATTCGGGAATTGGGGATCGGCTACGTCGCATACAGCCCCCTCGGGCGGGGTTTCCTGACGGGCCAGTTGAGACGCTTCGAGGATCTGGCGCCGGACGACTGGCGTCGCCATAGGCCCCGCTTCCAGGGCGAGAACTTCCAGAAGAACCTCGAACTCGTGGACAGGGTGAAGGAAATCGCCGCTTCGAAAGGCGTGACGCCCGCCCAACTGGCACTGGCCTGGTTGCTCGCTCAGGAGGGCGTGGTCCCCATCCCCGGCACGAAACGCCGCAAGAATCTGGAGGAGAACGTAGCCGCAACCGACATCTCACTCACCGCCGACGACCTGAAACGGATCGAAGAGGCGGCCCCGAAGGGCGCGGCCGCAGGGGCGCGCTACGAGGACATGGGCGCGGTGGAACGCTGA
- a CDS encoding mercuric reductase — protein sequence MAEPSEIFDAVLIGAGQANNPLARSLAGAGRRVALIERAEVGGTCVNTGCTPTKTMAASARIAHLARRAGEYGVHTGAVLVRLDEVRDRARALVDRFRSGSERKLAATDGLELIRGEGSFIGPRTVRAALHDGGARTLCGEVVVIDTGCRPSFPDVPGLGAVAALDSTSILGLGEIPEHLLVLGGGYIGVEFAQMFRRFGSRVTLVQKGGQLLRREDPDMAAALAEILREDGIDVVLDARATQAAGGAGEVRLSVWAGGRDRELAGSHLLVTAGRTPNTEALNMAAAGVRTDARGFIPVDERLETNVAGVYAVGDVNGGPAFTHVSHHDNQILRENLLRDAGRTTAGRLVPFTVFTDPQFGRVGLTEREVRAQGRPVRIAKLPMAGVARALEAGEARGILKAVVDARTDLILGCAALGVEGGEIMSMVQLAMMGGLSYQRLRDDMFAHPTLAEGLNNLFASFEGE from the coding sequence ATGGCCGAGCCTTCGGAAATCTTCGACGCGGTTCTCATCGGCGCAGGGCAGGCGAACAATCCCCTGGCGCGGTCGCTCGCCGGGGCCGGCCGCCGGGTCGCCCTGATCGAACGGGCCGAGGTCGGCGGGACTTGCGTCAACACCGGGTGTACGCCGACCAAGACGATGGCGGCCAGCGCCCGGATCGCCCACCTGGCCCGGCGCGCGGGCGAGTACGGGGTGCACACGGGAGCGGTCCTGGTGCGCCTCGACGAGGTCCGCGACAGGGCCCGGGCCCTCGTCGACCGATTCCGCTCCGGGAGCGAGCGGAAGCTCGCCGCCACGGACGGGTTGGAGCTGATCCGCGGGGAGGGCTCGTTCATCGGGCCTCGCACCGTCCGGGCGGCCCTCCATGACGGCGGCGCCCGGACGCTCTGCGGCGAAGTGGTGGTCATCGACACCGGCTGCCGACCGTCGTTCCCGGACGTCCCCGGGCTGGGTGCCGTGGCCGCGCTCGACTCCACGTCGATCCTGGGGCTGGGCGAGATCCCCGAGCACCTGCTCGTCCTCGGCGGCGGGTACATCGGGGTCGAATTCGCCCAGATGTTCCGCCGGTTCGGGAGCCGAGTCACGCTGGTGCAGAAGGGCGGGCAATTGCTGCGGCGGGAAGACCCGGACATGGCCGCGGCGCTCGCCGAGATCCTCCGCGAAGACGGGATCGACGTCGTCCTGGACGCCCGGGCCACGCAGGCCGCAGGAGGCGCCGGGGAAGTCCGCCTGTCCGTTTGGGCGGGCGGCCGTGACCGGGAGTTGGCGGGCTCGCACCTGCTGGTCACCGCCGGACGCACGCCGAACACGGAGGCCCTGAACATGGCGGCGGCCGGCGTGCGGACGGACGCCCGGGGCTTCATCCCGGTCGACGAGCGGCTGGAGACCAACGTGGCCGGCGTGTACGCCGTCGGGGACGTGAACGGCGGCCCGGCGTTCACACACGTGTCCCATCACGACAACCAGATCCTCCGGGAGAACCTGCTCCGCGACGCCGGCCGCACGACCGCCGGGCGACTGGTCCCGTTCACCGTGTTCACCGACCCGCAGTTCGGTCGGGTCGGCTTGACGGAACGCGAGGTGCGAGCTCAAGGGCGGCCGGTGCGGATCGCGAAGCTCCCGATGGCCGGGGTGGCGCGGGCGCTCGAGGCCGGGGAGGCGAGGGGCATCCTCAAGGCGGTCGTGGACGCCCGTACGGACCTCATCCTGGGGTGCGCCGCGCTCGGGGTCGAGGGCGGGGAGATCATGTCGATGGTGCAGCTCGCGATGATGGGCGGCCTCTCCTACCAGCGGCTGCGGGACGACATGTTCGCCCACCCGACCCTGGCCGAGGGGCTGAACAACCTGTTCGCCAGTTTCGAGGGCGAGTAG
- a CDS encoding 2-keto-4-pentenoate hydratase, whose translation MSVDLERLARRMLADFDARTQDRLFAEPIDLTSGRAYDLQAEIARLREARGERVVGYKLGCTSPAVQKQLGIDEPIIARLFDTERHDSGTRLLHASYANLAVEGELAVRLAADLPPTIPAGEECLEAIESIFPVIELHHYVLRSPKPCAHELIASNGMHAGFVLAEGSSGGPRARVRNLTVALNDAIVGRSDAPWTMADPIASLRWLAARLGRHGLRLTRGHVILTGSPLPLYPVGPGDRVVVEVPTLGICRVSVDP comes from the coding sequence ATGTCGGTTGATCTCGAGAGGCTGGCTCGGCGCATGCTGGCGGATTTCGACGCCAGGACGCAGGACCGCCTCTTCGCCGAGCCGATCGACCTGACCTCCGGCCGGGCGTACGACCTTCAGGCCGAGATCGCACGGCTTCGCGAGGCGCGCGGGGAGCGCGTGGTCGGCTACAAGCTCGGCTGCACGAGCCCGGCGGTGCAGAAGCAGCTGGGGATCGACGAGCCGATCATCGCGCGCCTCTTCGACACGGAGCGCCACGATTCGGGCACGCGGCTGCTTCACGCCTCTTACGCCAACTTGGCCGTCGAAGGCGAGCTCGCCGTCCGCCTGGCCGCGGACTTGCCCCCCACGATACCCGCCGGCGAAGAATGCCTGGAGGCAATCGAGTCGATCTTCCCGGTGATCGAGCTGCACCATTACGTGCTCCGGAGCCCGAAGCCCTGCGCGCACGAGTTGATCGCAAGCAACGGCATGCACGCCGGGTTCGTGCTGGCCGAAGGATCGAGCGGCGGACCGCGGGCCCGGGTGCGGAACTTGACCGTCGCCCTCAACGATGCGATCGTCGGACGGAGCGACGCGCCGTGGACGATGGCCGACCCGATCGCATCCCTACGCTGGCTGGCGGCCCGGCTGGGGAGGCATGGACTGCGACTCACCCGCGGCCATGTGATCCTGACCGGTTCGCCATTGCCCCTGTATCCGGTCGGCCCAGGCGACCGGGTCGTCGTCGAGGTCCCGACCCTGGGGATATGCCGCGTCTCGGTGGATCCGTAA
- a CDS encoding carboxymuconolactone decarboxylase family protein yields the protein MGYDGRAVLGFLGDAHDTPLITDREKHLLGLAVTMTRGCQVCTRNRIEKARAAGIGDDVLNALVDVVAAVNAGVTAATAREGFLLADASAAESTCGDLCAEGGRS from the coding sequence ATGGGTTACGACGGCAGAGCGGTCCTGGGGTTTCTCGGCGACGCGCACGACACGCCGCTCATCACCGACCGCGAGAAGCACCTCCTCGGGCTGGCCGTGACCATGACCCGGGGGTGCCAGGTCTGCACCCGGAACCGGATCGAGAAGGCGCGGGCGGCCGGCATCGGCGACGACGTGCTCAACGCCCTGGTGGACGTCGTCGCCGCGGTCAACGCCGGCGTGACGGCCGCCACCGCACGCGAGGGATTCCTGCTGGCCGACGCCTCCGCGGCCGAGTCCACGTGCGGTGATCTCTGCGCCGAAGGGGGCCGCTCATGA
- a CDS encoding thioesterase family protein: MPAILCTPWLVWFLEHAARDAVVPFLGEGESTVGSHIDVDHLAATPVGQAVVCLARVVHAEGRRVSFQLEARDESEVIAPGFHRLQVIDAGRLARRVDSKRGRSS; encoded by the coding sequence ATGCCGGCCATCCTATGCACCCCGTGGCTGGTCTGGTTCCTCGAACACGCCGCCCGCGACGCGGTCGTCCCGTTCCTCGGCGAGGGGGAAAGCACCGTCGGCTCGCACATCGACGTCGACCACCTCGCAGCGACGCCCGTCGGCCAGGCCGTCGTTTGCCTCGCCCGAGTCGTCCACGCGGAGGGGCGCCGGGTCTCGTTCCAACTCGAAGCCAGGGACGAATCGGAGGTGATCGCGCCAGGGTTCCACCGCCTGCAGGTCATCGACGCGGGGCGGCTGGCCCGGCGGGTGGATTCGAAGAGAGGCCGATCCAGCTGA